One Bdellovibrionota bacterium genomic window, AGCCGTTCGTGCGCTGATGATGCGGATCTTTGACGCTCGCAGGGCAAACGCCGTCATCAAGACCCTTCCTTCCAAGCTTCTTCCGTACAAAATATATCGCCTTTCGTTACCGGAAGAATGACGGGTGTCTTCGAACACGGC contains:
- a CDS encoding BrnT family toxin, producing the protein AVFEDTRHSSGNERRYILYGRSLEGRVLMTAFALRASKIRIISARTASRKERKIYEERKEKT